In Drosophila yakuba strain Tai18E2 chromosome 2R, Prin_Dyak_Tai18E2_2.1, whole genome shotgun sequence, a single genomic region encodes these proteins:
- the LOC6530216 gene encoding uncharacterized protein LOC6530216 produces the protein MISRRKIISRSLDNLDAIGQEEQEEDVWHDREKLFRDHINEVLSKWEQIDDEIWAKIIVFEKNRRVAKAYARSSVITINGSKNGFDGVRIGLNGFENPMRDAETKVIKKSIGDGFKIKMDDTGNIFIKRYGKSSIYVNSTAQGNEETVIGGDIIQMPQMSLTAGTSARLFDMKKFQTNINREFARTYPERGRLERQCLSAVSLVKSNNNLINTPVWILVVNVVAMDMLRSRLQTIPKSLDAMGMRVPLTNSSEDPYSTIESQVGLIYPTPAASDDSQNSQHSSNSSKGRRSIFSAAFLNEGPYVPKPDYESGGSLMPIYADKKRQKSSGSQQRKKQDDPYYCGLLARIPNFIKSSKQPCPGGASKPKKEPKISRKISAQHQHQQFLQPAQPIPIATFHHSYFPYKLYPPQHRLSQSQMSLWDARSLISAHE, from the exons ATGATTTCTCGCCGCAAGATCATATCGCGCTCCCTGGATAATTTGGATGCCATAGGGCAGGAAGAGCAGGAGGAAGACGTCTGGCACGATCGCGAGAAGCTCTTCAGG GATCACATCAACGAGGTTCTGTCCAAGTGGGAGCAAATCGACGACGAGATCTGGGCCAAGATAATTGTCTTCGAGAAGAATCGCCGCGTGGCCAAGGCCTACGCCCGCTCCTCTGTGATAACCATAAACGGATCTAAGAACGGATTCGATGGAGTGCG TATTGGCCTGAATGGATTCGAAAACCCAATGCGCGATGCGGAGACGAAGGTGATCAAAAAGTCCATCGGCGATGGATTCAAGATCAAAATGGACGACACCGGCAACATATTCATCAAGCGGTATGGCAAGAGCAGCATCTACGTGAACAGCACAGCGCAAGGAAACGAGGAGACGGTAATCGGTGGCGACATTATACAAATGCCGCAGATGTCTCTCACCGCGGGAACCTCCGCTCGACTCTTCGACATGAAGAAGTTTCAGACCAACATAAACCGCGAGTTTGCGCGCACTTATCCGGAACGCGGCAGGCTGGAACGGCAGTGCCTGTCCGCCGTATCGCTGGTCAAGTCGAACAACAATCTAATCAACACTCCGGTCTGGATACTCGTGGTCAACGTGGTGGCCATGGACATGCTGAGGAGTCGCCTTCAAACGATTCCCAAGTCATTGGATGCGATGGGCATGCGAGTGCCGCTGACGAACAGCAGCGAGGATCCCTACTCCACCATCGAAAGCCAGGTGGGATTGATCTATCCCACGCCCGCCGCCTCTGATGATTCGCAGAACTCCCAGCACTCGAGCAACTCCAGCAAGGGACGTCGCAGCATCTTCAGTGCCGCCTTCCTCAACGAGGGTCCATATGTACCCAAG CCTGACTACGAATCTGGCGGGTCGCTGATGCCCATCTATGCAGACAAGAAGCGGCAGAAGAGCAGCGGGTCGCAGCAGCGGAAGAAGCAGGATGATCCGTACTACTGTGGCCTCCTGGCGCGGATTCCCAACTTCATCAAATCCTCCAAGCAGCCGTGCCCCGGAGGAGCCAGCAAGCCCAAGAAGGAGCCGAAGATCTCGCGGAAGATCTCGgcccagcaccagcaccagcaatTCCTGCAGCCGGCGCAACCCATTCCCATCGCCACCTTCCACCACTCGTACTTCCCGTACAAACTGTATCCACCACAGCACCGTCTCTCCCAGTCGCAAATGTCCCTCTGGGATGCACGTAGTCTGATCAGCGCACATG AATGA